One genomic segment of Parvularcula marina includes these proteins:
- a CDS encoding ACP S-malonyltransferase, with translation MSKTKRTALVVAPGRGVYNAAELGYFHHHHESRLNLLSGFDAQRAERDQTSLAELDGAERFTLSKFTRGDNASGLIYACSYADYLAIDREAFDIVAVTGNSMGWYTALACGGALDGDQGFEVVNTMGTIMQEDLIGGQLIYPFVDGDWREIPGKREELLALVKDIPDLHVSIRLGGMLVLAGMELALKEAESRLPLIQDRYPMRLANHAAFHTPLLEGNSARGKSALPPSLFGQPETPMIDGRGHVWLSKATPIETLWDYTFGEQVTQTYDFTRAVITGLHEFAPDVVILLGPGTTLGGATAQAMIECEWGGLTSKADFIARQKEDPLILSMGMDDQRKDVIA, from the coding sequence ATGAGCAAGACGAAACGCACTGCTCTCGTCGTTGCGCCCGGCCGCGGGGTCTATAACGCCGCTGAACTTGGCTATTTCCACCACCACCATGAGAGCCGCCTCAACCTGCTCTCGGGTTTTGATGCCCAGCGCGCTGAACGCGACCAGACGAGCCTTGCAGAACTTGATGGCGCCGAGCGATTCACGCTGTCGAAGTTCACTCGCGGCGATAACGCCTCAGGGCTCATCTATGCCTGTTCCTATGCGGATTATCTGGCGATTGACCGGGAGGCCTTCGACATTGTTGCCGTTACTGGTAATTCCATGGGCTGGTACACCGCCCTTGCCTGCGGCGGCGCGCTTGATGGCGATCAGGGGTTTGAGGTCGTCAACACCATGGGCACGATCATGCAGGAGGATCTGATCGGCGGTCAGCTGATCTATCCTTTCGTGGATGGCGACTGGCGGGAGATACCCGGCAAGCGGGAGGAACTCCTCGCTCTCGTCAAAGACATCCCGGACCTGCATGTCTCGATCCGGCTCGGCGGGATGCTGGTGCTGGCAGGCATGGAGCTCGCGCTGAAGGAAGCGGAAAGCCGCCTACCCCTCATTCAGGACCGCTACCCGATGCGGCTCGCCAATCATGCGGCATTTCATACCCCGCTGCTAGAAGGAAACTCCGCACGGGGAAAATCGGCGCTGCCGCCTTCTCTTTTCGGCCAGCCTGAAACACCCATGATCGATGGACGCGGCCATGTCTGGCTGTCGAAGGCGACCCCGATTGAGACGCTGTGGGACTATACGTTCGGAGAGCAGGTCACGCAGACCTATGACTTCACCCGCGCGGTGATCACAGGACTGCATGAATTTGCGCCCGATGTCGTGATCCTGCTTGGTCCGGGTACGACGCTTGGCGGCGCAACAGCGCAAGCCATGATCGAATGCGAATGGGGCGGCCTGACCTCGAAGGCGGACTTCATCGCTCGCCAGAAAGAAGACCCGCTGATCCTTTCCATGGGCATGGACGATCAGCGCAAGGACGTCATTGCCTGA
- a CDS encoding thiamine pyrophosphate-dependent enzyme has product MSTLTDRAEIVHTNFLNRIEAGELPASANNFGLAEAGLTKEELVELFHIQLLSRHLDRMSRKLQARGEGFYTIGSSGHEGNAGIACALRPDDMAFLHYRDAAFQIARSRQVPGSTPLWDMLLSFTASAEDPISGGRHKVLGSKTLFIPPQTSTIASHLPKAVGAAYSIGVAERLRPEHQQLADDSIVMVSFGDASLNHSTAQGAINTACWSAYQNSPMPLLFVCEDNGIGISTRTPGGWVEASVRARPALKYFRCNGLDVAETHAVAAEAAAYVRRQRKPAFLHMGCVRLYGHAGADAQTAYMSAKQIEAEEAKDPLLSTAARLIREGIMSAEEILTTYRGVSTRVERAAEHVIARPKLKTADDVMASLIPPRRTCAPARETSKTDREKLLGKSDVRALGEPQHMAKLINLAMTDLMLAHEEIVLAGEDVGKKGGVYGVTQRLQDRFGRTRVIDTLLDEQSILGLGIGMAHNGLLPMPEIQFLAYLHNAIDQLRAEAASLSFFSNGQFTNPMVIRIAGLGYQRGFGGHFHNENTVAAIRDIPGLILACPSNGRDAVLMLRECVRLAREEQRLVVFLEPIALYMVRDLHEKGDGGWMFDYPAPDSTDIIGLSEVGVHGEGKDLAIVSFANGTYLSQQAQKVLQDEHGIAATVIDLRWLSPLPKDSLLDALKGHNRVLIVDECREQGSHSEALTTLLKEETDLATARLVATDSYIATGPAYGATMPDRDGIISAALALAKGDAK; this is encoded by the coding sequence TTGAGCACCCTCACTGACCGCGCGGAAATCGTCCACACGAATTTCCTGAACCGCATCGAGGCGGGAGAGCTTCCCGCCTCGGCAAACAATTTCGGCCTCGCAGAAGCCGGGCTGACAAAAGAAGAGCTGGTTGAGCTCTTCCATATCCAGCTTCTCAGCCGGCATCTCGACCGCATGTCCCGCAAGCTGCAGGCCCGCGGCGAAGGGTTCTACACGATCGGCTCCTCCGGGCACGAAGGGAATGCCGGGATTGCCTGTGCGCTGCGGCCTGATGACATGGCGTTCCTTCATTACCGGGATGCCGCCTTCCAGATCGCCCGCTCGCGGCAGGTGCCCGGCAGCACGCCGCTCTGGGACATGCTGCTCAGCTTTACAGCGTCAGCGGAGGATCCCATCTCTGGCGGGCGACACAAGGTGCTCGGCTCGAAGACGCTGTTCATTCCGCCCCAGACATCGACCATCGCTTCACATCTGCCCAAAGCGGTGGGCGCCGCCTATTCCATCGGGGTTGCCGAGCGCCTCAGGCCGGAACATCAGCAGCTTGCGGATGATTCCATCGTCATGGTCAGCTTTGGCGATGCCTCGCTCAACCATTCGACAGCGCAAGGTGCGATCAACACCGCCTGCTGGTCGGCCTATCAGAATTCGCCCATGCCGCTCTTGTTCGTTTGTGAAGACAATGGCATCGGCATATCGACGCGCACGCCGGGCGGCTGGGTCGAAGCCTCGGTCCGTGCGCGGCCCGCGCTCAAATATTTCCGTTGTAACGGTCTTGATGTCGCCGAGACTCATGCTGTCGCCGCCGAGGCCGCAGCTTACGTCCGTAGACAGAGGAAACCGGCCTTCCTGCATATGGGCTGCGTGCGCCTTTATGGTCATGCCGGGGCCGATGCCCAGACCGCCTACATGTCCGCCAAGCAGATCGAGGCGGAGGAAGCCAAAGACCCCCTTCTCTCCACCGCCGCCCGCCTGATCCGTGAAGGGATCATGAGTGCGGAAGAGATCCTCACCACCTATCGCGGTGTCAGCACCCGTGTCGAACGCGCCGCCGAGCATGTCATCGCCCGGCCGAAGCTGAAGACGGCAGATGACGTCATGGCGAGCCTCATCCCGCCCAGACGCACCTGCGCACCGGCACGGGAGACCAGCAAGACGGACCGCGAAAAGCTCCTTGGCAAGAGCGATGTCCGTGCCCTCGGTGAGCCGCAGCATATGGCAAAACTTATCAATCTGGCGATGACGGACCTCATGCTCGCCCATGAGGAAATCGTCCTTGCCGGGGAAGATGTTGGCAAAAAGGGCGGCGTCTATGGCGTCACCCAACGCCTGCAGGACCGCTTCGGCCGCACACGGGTGATCGATACCCTGCTTGATGAGCAGTCGATCCTCGGGCTTGGCATCGGCATGGCGCATAATGGCCTGTTACCGATGCCGGAGATCCAGTTCCTCGCCTATCTGCACAACGCCATCGACCAGCTCCGCGCGGAAGCCGCGAGCCTCTCCTTCTTCTCGAATGGTCAGTTCACGAACCCCATGGTCATCCGCATTGCCGGGCTCGGCTATCAGCGGGGCTTCGGCGGGCACTTCCACAATGAGAACACAGTTGCCGCGATCCGGGATATCCCCGGCCTTATCCTTGCCTGCCCGTCCAATGGCCGCGATGCCGTCCTGATGCTAAGGGAATGCGTGCGGCTCGCACGGGAAGAGCAGCGTCTCGTCGTCTTCCTCGAGCCCATCGCGCTTTATATGGTCCGTGACCTTCACGAAAAGGGCGATGGCGGATGGATGTTTGATTATCCGGCGCCTGACAGTACCGACATCATCGGTCTTAGTGAGGTGGGCGTGCACGGCGAGGGCAAGGACCTCGCTATCGTCAGTTTTGCGAACGGCACCTATCTCTCGCAGCAGGCGCAGAAAGTCCTTCAAGACGAGCACGGCATTGCTGCAACCGTCATCGATCTGCGCTGGCTCTCGCCCCTGCCGAAAGACAGCTTGCTCGACGCGCTCAAAGGTCACAACCGTGTACTGATCGTTGACGAATGCCGCGAGCAGGGCTCGCACAGCGAAGCCCTCACCACGCTGCTGAAAGAAGAAACAGACCTTGCGACCGCCCGGCTGGTCGCCACCGACAGCTATATCGCGACCGGTCCCGCCTATGGCGCGACCATGCCTGACCGCGACGGCATCATTTCTGCCGCCCTCGCGCTGGCCAAGGGAGACGCGAAATGA
- a CDS encoding acyl-CoA dehydrogenase, translating into MMADGTNETPALKEKDRPDLSTFNWDDPFRLEDQLTDEERLIRDTAAGFAKDTLAPRVINAFSDETVDAGLFPLMGETGLLGVTLPEEYGGAGAGYVAYGLVAREIERIDSGYRSMMSVQSSLVMYPIYAYGSEEQRRKYLPGLSSGTLIGCFGLTEPDAGSDPAGMKTRAEKIDGGYRLSGSKMWITNSPIADVFVVWAKSDAHDGKIRGFVLEKGMKGLSAPKIGGKLSLRASVTGEIVMDGVEVGEDALLPNVQGLKGPFGCLNRARYGIAWGAMGAAEFCWHAARQYGLDRKQFNKPLAQTQLYQKKLADMQTDITLGLQAALRVGRLMDEANAAPEMISLIKRNNCGKALDIARLARDMHGGNGISEEFQVMRHLMNLETVNTYEGAHDVHALILGRAQTGLQAFF; encoded by the coding sequence ATGATGGCAGATGGCACCAATGAGACCCCGGCCCTGAAGGAAAAGGACCGCCCCGATCTCAGCACCTTTAACTGGGACGATCCGTTCCGGCTCGAAGACCAGTTGACCGATGAGGAACGACTGATCCGTGACACGGCTGCGGGCTTTGCGAAAGATACGCTCGCGCCGCGCGTCATCAACGCCTTCTCCGATGAAACCGTCGATGCGGGCCTATTCCCCCTGATGGGCGAGACGGGCCTTCTCGGCGTCACCCTGCCCGAAGAATATGGCGGCGCCGGTGCCGGTTATGTCGCCTACGGACTGGTTGCCCGCGAGATCGAGCGGATCGATTCAGGCTACCGCTCAATGATGTCGGTGCAGTCCTCACTCGTCATGTATCCGATCTATGCGTACGGCTCGGAAGAGCAGCGCAGGAAATACCTCCCCGGCCTGTCGAGCGGCACGCTGATAGGCTGTTTCGGCCTGACCGAACCCGATGCAGGCTCCGACCCCGCCGGGATGAAAACCCGCGCCGAGAAGATCGATGGCGGCTACCGGCTGTCGGGCTCCAAAATGTGGATCACCAATTCTCCGATTGCGGATGTCTTTGTCGTCTGGGCAAAGTCCGACGCGCATGACGGCAAGATCCGAGGCTTCGTCCTTGAAAAAGGCATGAAGGGTCTCTCCGCCCCGAAGATCGGCGGCAAGCTTTCGCTCCGCGCCTCAGTTACCGGTGAGATCGTCATGGACGGCGTCGAGGTCGGCGAAGACGCGCTTCTGCCGAACGTACAGGGACTGAAAGGTCCCTTCGGCTGTCTTAATCGCGCGCGCTACGGCATTGCCTGGGGCGCAATGGGCGCCGCAGAATTCTGCTGGCACGCGGCTCGCCAATACGGCCTTGACCGCAAGCAGTTCAACAAACCCCTCGCCCAGACACAGCTCTATCAGAAGAAACTCGCCGACATGCAGACCGACATCACGCTCGGGCTGCAGGCCGCTTTACGCGTTGGCCGCCTGATGGATGAGGCGAATGCCGCGCCGGAAATGATTTCCCTCATCAAGCGGAACAATTGCGGCAAGGCGCTCGACATAGCCCGTCTCGCCCGCGACATGCATGGCGGCAATGGTATTTCGGAGGAATTCCAGGTGATGCGTCACCTGATGAATCTTGAAACCGTCAACACCTATGAAGGGGCCCATGACGTGCACGCCCTGATTCTGGGCCGTGCCCAGACTGGTCTGCAGGCCTTCTTTTGA
- a CDS encoding mechanosensitive ion channel family protein, giving the protein MLFEFAVRDRPQRSFSDMGLDMLDQMMTSVTEFFEWLMADGTIWAIWTTAAVLLFVGLRFLRAIVAGLFKNDSRPANSFRNIVGHLISATNSLFLLVLSFVVTIPFVGIELSERWHTILMSSFMVLFVLQGAFWGRVVVKALLEGMMEKHSSDTGTLRNAQSLIGLFANFAIFAIALITILQNLGQDVGALIAGLGVGGIAIALAAQNLFKDLFASLSIILDKPFVKGDFIVWNGLMGNVERIGLKTTRVRALSGEQLVVSNDSLLSNEIQNFKRMAERRVVLSLGVTYQTSRETLEALPGRLRDLIDPRDLCRFDRAHMATYGDSAIVFELVFYVQSPEYNIFMDEKQEILLGIHRLFEELNADFAYPTRTLWVEGMGGAGKAE; this is encoded by the coding sequence ATGTTGTTTGAATTCGCAGTGCGCGATAGGCCGCAGCGCAGTTTCAGCGATATGGGACTCGACATGCTCGATCAGATGATGACGTCCGTTACAGAATTTTTTGAATGGCTGATGGCCGATGGCACGATCTGGGCCATTTGGACGACGGCTGCCGTCCTGCTTTTCGTCGGCTTGCGCTTCCTGCGCGCGATCGTCGCCGGGCTTTTCAAGAACGATAGCCGGCCGGCAAATTCCTTCCGCAACATTGTCGGGCATCTGATCTCCGCAACGAACAGCCTTTTCCTCCTTGTGCTGTCTTTCGTGGTCACCATTCCCTTTGTCGGCATCGAGTTGAGCGAGCGCTGGCACACCATCCTGATGTCGAGCTTTATGGTCCTCTTCGTTCTGCAAGGGGCGTTCTGGGGACGTGTCGTCGTTAAAGCCCTGCTCGAAGGGATGATGGAGAAGCACAGCTCAGACACAGGCACGTTGCGCAATGCCCAGTCCCTGATTGGCCTTTTCGCGAATTTCGCGATTTTCGCCATTGCGCTGATCACCATCCTGCAGAATCTCGGTCAGGATGTAGGCGCGCTGATCGCAGGTCTCGGGGTCGGCGGTATCGCCATCGCCCTTGCAGCCCAAAACCTCTTCAAGGATCTTTTCGCCAGCCTTTCGATCATTCTCGACAAACCCTTTGTGAAGGGTGACTTCATCGTTTGGAACGGCCTGATGGGGAATGTGGAGCGGATCGGCCTCAAGACAACGCGGGTGCGCGCGCTCTCCGGTGAACAGCTCGTCGTCTCGAATGACTCGCTCCTCTCAAATGAGATCCAGAACTTCAAACGCATGGCTGAGCGCCGCGTCGTCCTCTCGCTCGGAGTGACCTATCAGACCTCCCGCGAGACGCTGGAGGCCCTGCCCGGCCGTCTGCGCGATCTGATCGATCCGCGCGACCTCTGCCGCTTTGATCGCGCGCATATGGCCACCTACGGCGACAGCGCGATTGTCTTCGAGCTGGTCTTCTACGTTCAGTCCCCTGAGTATAACATCTTCATGGACGAAAAGCAGGAGATCCTGCTGGGCATCCACAGGCTGTTTGAGGAACTGAATGCGGACTTCGCCTATCCGACCCGGACGCTCTGGGTCGAGGGCATGGGCGGCGCAGGCAAGGCCGAATAG
- a CDS encoding pyridoxal phosphate-dependent aminotransferase yields the protein MTSLILSPRLEAMAPSATMAVTQKARDLKAQGRDVIALSVGEPDFDTPAHIREAAKRAIDEGETRYTAVDGTTALKAAIARKFSRDHGLDYADDAIMATSGGKFLIFAAMLATLREGDEVIIPAPYWVSYPDIVRLAGGVPVIVETKASEGFVPSAEALEAVITEKTRWLFLNSPNNPTGAVIPKARLAEIGEMLLRHPHVWVLTDDIYEHLSYGEAVTTLPAVVPALKERTLIVNGASKAYAMTGWRLGFGAGPVPLMAAMRKLAGQATSNPSSVTQAAGVAALNGDHGFLDEWRSVFQARRDLVFSKLNDMGLDCPTPGGAFYVFPSCKSVLGRQGPGGEIGTDGDFCLQLLEETGVAAVPGTAFGAPGHFRVSYATDTAALETSMDRLAQFVTGLG from the coding sequence ATGACATCGCTCATACTTTCTCCCCGGCTCGAGGCGATGGCGCCTTCCGCGACCATGGCGGTCACGCAGAAGGCGCGGGACCTGAAAGCGCAAGGCCGCGACGTGATCGCACTCTCGGTCGGTGAGCCTGATTTCGACACGCCCGCCCATATTCGCGAAGCGGCGAAACGAGCCATTGATGAAGGCGAGACCCGCTATACGGCTGTCGATGGCACCACAGCGCTAAAAGCTGCAATCGCGCGAAAGTTCAGCCGGGATCACGGGCTCGACTATGCAGATGATGCCATCATGGCAACCAGCGGGGGTAAGTTTCTGATCTTCGCGGCGATGCTGGCGACCCTACGGGAGGGGGATGAGGTCATCATCCCGGCGCCTTACTGGGTCAGCTATCCGGATATTGTCCGGCTCGCGGGCGGGGTGCCGGTGATTGTCGAGACAAAGGCGAGCGAAGGGTTCGTGCCTTCGGCCGAGGCGCTGGAAGCTGTGATCACGGAGAAGACCCGCTGGCTCTTTCTCAACTCACCGAACAATCCGACCGGGGCGGTCATCCCGAAGGCGCGGCTGGCCGAGATCGGCGAGATGCTGCTGCGTCACCCGCATGTCTGGGTGCTGACGGATGATATCTATGAGCATTTATCCTATGGCGAGGCGGTGACGACGCTGCCGGCTGTCGTGCCCGCGCTCAAGGAGCGCACGCTGATCGTCAATGGTGCCTCAAAAGCCTATGCCATGACAGGCTGGCGGCTGGGTTTCGGCGCGGGGCCCGTGCCGCTGATGGCAGCAATGCGTAAGCTGGCCGGGCAGGCGACGTCCAACCCATCCTCGGTGACGCAAGCTGCAGGCGTGGCCGCACTCAATGGCGATCACGGATTTCTCGATGAGTGGCGGTCAGTATTTCAGGCGCGCCGCGATTTAGTCTTCTCAAAGCTCAACGATATGGGGCTCGACTGCCCGACGCCCGGCGGCGCGTTCTATGTCTTTCCGAGCTGCAAATCCGTGCTCGGCAGACAAGGCCCCGGCGGCGAGATCGGCACTGATGGAGATTTCTGCCTGCAGCTTCTCGAAGAGACAGGCGTTGCCGCCGTGCCGGGCACGGCCTTCGGTGCGCCGGGGCATTTCCGCGTCTCTTATGCGACGGATACCGCGGCGCTCGAGACATCGATGGACCGTCTGGCACAGTTTGTCACAGGGCTTGGATAA
- a CDS encoding Dps family protein produces the protein MSSDIAKSLTRVLGNSYVLYVKTHSYHWNVTGPNFHALHNLFEEQYRQIWASLDDIAERIRALDEYAPVSARVMAEAANIEESDNGVPSSQVMLKNLVADQTLWIKDAEEALEAASEEGDTGTEDLLAPLISAHEKMRWMLKSSLAD, from the coding sequence ATGTCTTCTGATATCGCAAAATCTCTCACCCGCGTTCTGGGCAACAGCTATGTTCTTTACGTCAAAACCCACAGCTATCACTGGAATGTGACGGGTCCGAACTTTCACGCCCTGCACAATCTGTTCGAGGAACAGTACCGCCAGATCTGGGCGAGCCTCGATGACATCGCCGAGCGCATCCGCGCTCTTGATGAATATGCGCCGGTCTCGGCCCGCGTGATGGCGGAAGCCGCCAATATCGAGGAATCCGACAATGGCGTGCCGTCCTCGCAGGTCATGCTGAAGAACCTCGTCGCCGACCAGACACTCTGGATCAAAGATGCCGAGGAAGCCCTCGAAGCGGCTTCCGAAGAGGGCGACACCGGCACAGAAGATCTGCTGGCGCCGCTGATTTCCGCGCATGAGAAAATGCGCTGGATGCTGAAAAGCTCGCTGGCGGATTGA